Proteins encoded by one window of Enterococcus saccharolyticus subsp. saccharolyticus:
- a CDS encoding FUSC family protein, with protein MHIGRFRLGMRTFKSALSVLICILIFEFFNRGEPWIAALAAVFSLRQDLTTTFSFGKSRILGNTIGGIGGILYLLLQQRFHESFLVEIIALPALVALVIILSDGINNNAGIISAIATILLITLSVDPGDSVGVAVDRIFDTFIGTAVAIGINFILRPPEPEVEEELKEDLAVLKTKEAELQQQLQEIQTKIKNHEK; from the coding sequence GTGCATATTGGCCGTTTTAGACTAGGCATGAGAACGTTCAAATCGGCATTGTCGGTGTTAATTTGTATTTTAATCTTTGAATTTTTCAACCGTGGAGAACCTTGGATTGCAGCATTAGCGGCTGTCTTTTCTTTACGTCAAGATTTAACCACTACGTTTAGTTTCGGTAAATCTAGAATTCTTGGCAATACTATTGGTGGCATTGGTGGTATTTTGTATTTATTACTCCAACAACGTTTCCATGAAAGTTTTCTCGTAGAAATCATTGCTTTACCCGCACTAGTGGCATTGGTCATTATCTTATCAGATGGAATTAATAATAATGCAGGGATTATTTCGGCCATTGCAACTATTTTATTAATTACTTTAAGTGTTGACCCTGGTGACTCTGTTGGCGTAGCCGTCGACCGTATTTTCGATACATTTATCGGAACCGCTGTTGCGATTGGTATCAATTTCATTTTACGTCCACCTGAACCAGAAGTCGAAGAAGAACTCAAAGAAGACCTTGCTGTATTAAAAACTAAAGAAGCCGAACTTCAACAACAATTACAAGAAATCCAAACAAAAATTAAAAACCATGAAAAATAA